The Paenibacillus sp. FSL H7-0357 nucleotide sequence GTACTATTCTCTTTATTGGGCCTGTCCCTCTTCTACTCGGCTTCTGCTCATGCAGACACAGTGACCCAGACGCAAATCACGCCGAAGAAGATCTCCATCTATTTGGACGACAGGCAGCTCCAAGCCGAGGTTCCGCCGGTCAGCCTACGTGGCGCTGTGCTGGTTCCAATGCGCGGACTGTTCGAAGAACAAGGGGCCAAGCTCAATTGGAATAACACGGCAAAGATCGTTACTGCCACCAAGGGTGACAAGAAGCTAACCTACCGCATCGGGGATACCACCGCCCAGTTGAACGGGCAATCGCTCCAGCTGGATGTTCCCGGTCAAATTACAGATGGCTACACTTTGATTCCACTGCGCTTCGTCAGCGAAGCACTCGGAAGCAGCGTAACATGGGAGCCGGTTACCCAGTCAGTGCGGATCTTTTCTCCAATAACCTATGAGACCTCCATCCTCTGGGGTGTCAACTTGCGGAGTGCCCCGGACGCCCAAAGCGGCTCCGTCCAGTCAGAAATGCTGCCTAGCGGTGCGAAGGTTCATGTGATCCGTGAGGTTAACGCTTTATGGCTGGAAGTGCGGACCGAAGACAACCAAAGAGGGTACATATCGGCGAAACCGAAATACAGCGATTATACCAGTGCTTCTCTGCTGGATAAGCAGGCCGATGCGCTGATATCCTACGGAAAGACCTATCTAGGCACCCCGTATGAATTCGGGGCTTCTCCGGATCAGACGAAAACCTTTGACTGCTCTTCGTTTGTGAAGCGATTATTCGGGGACACCCTGTCCATTGAGCTTCCGCGCGTATCCTACGACCAGGCCAAAGAGGGCAAGAAAGTCGGCATCGACTCCTTGCGCAAAGGTGATTTGCTGTTCTTCAGCGCACGCGGCCTCGATATCGGCCATGTGGCCATCTATGCCGGAAACAATCAGATTTTGCATACCTATTCCAAAGACCTGAATGTTCACGTTGAAGCCTTTGACGGCCAGTGGAGAAAACGGTTTGTGACTGCCCGCAGAATTCTATAGAACAATTTAACACCCCCTCCAAGGCGCATGAATTAGATCCTTACTGCGCCCTTTGAGGGGGTGTTGTCTTTTCGCCGTTGGCAGCACTAAGCGAACAAGATCACCCTATATAGATTGAACTGAAAAGTTTAGAGTAAAGGGTTAGTCGCAACTACGGTGAATATTTGGACTTCCGGCCGCTGTTGTCTTCCGATTCCTTGATTATGACCGCTGTTTGCGGTTGAAATCCGAAGACAAAGGCGGTCGCTATCGCTCCTACAGTTCCAAAATCCCCCTCCGTCGCTCCGCTCTCTTCCTTCAAGTTTCAAGTTCATTCTATATAACGGGTGAATAAGCTGGTTCACTTGAGAGATAACGGCAACGGGACCTCTATTATTATTTAATCCTCTGGCCCGCATACGGCCAATTCAAGTGCATCTTTACCTCTCATTCCGCTTTAGCAACTTGTAGCGGATGTAAGGTTACTTTTCGTGCAGTATTCCTCACAGTGTTCACCATAACGCGAGCAGAAAGACAACGCGCCTACGTATCACCAAGTTTATCTACAACCTTTCAGATTGCACAATTTATACAACAAAAAGCGCCTTTACAGAAGCTTTACAGCTGCTAAATCAAGACTGTGGGTGGCACCATTCCAGCCATTTTCTTCATTCCAAATGAATTTATCTCTTGCAGGTGACGTTGCGTCACCCGTTATACTTGAAGTAATGATTGTTATTCAGCCGCAAAGTTGAGGTGATAGACAGGATGCACAAAGGCTTAACCACCGGACAAATCTCCCGGATAACCGGCGTGACCGTCAGGGCGCTGCGGTATTATGACCGGATCGGACTGCTGAAGCCCTCCCATTTCGAAGGAGATACCCGCCTGTATAACGAGGAGGATATCGCCAGGCTCCAGAAGCTCTCGGTGCTTAAATTCATTGGGCTTTCCCTGGAAGAAATGAGCACCGTGATGGAGATCGGCAGCGGGAGTGATCTGCGCAGCGCTCTACAGCTCCAGAAGCAGCTTATCCGCCAGAAAATAGATCATATGGAGAGCGTGGTCCAGGCCATCGACGCCTCCATGGACTATATGGAGCAACAAGAGCAGGCAGCGGACTGGGAAGAGCTGGCCCGGATCATCCACATGATCCGCACAGAAAGGGATTGGGGCCGGCAGTATCAGAATGCCGCCCGGCTGCAGGCGCGAACCCGGCTGTATGATCAGTTCAGTACAAATCCGCAAGGGTGGCACAACTGGTTCTTTGAATACATGCTGGAGGCAACGCAGGAACTGCGTTCATCCTCTACCCGTCCTTTGCGGGTGCTGGATATCGGCTGCGGCGATGCGGCTCTTTGGGTTCGAAACCGGGAGCGGATTCCGCCCCGCTTGGAGATCACGCTTGCTGATGCCTCCCCGGGGATGCTGGAAGCTGCGCGCAGCGCACTTGGGGCGGCGGCTGGAAGATTTCAGTTCCGCCAGGCCGATGTAATGGCCATGCCTTTTGCGGATAACGAATTTCAGATCGTGATTGCCAATCACATGCTGTACCATGTGGAGCAATTGACGCCGGCATTCACGGAAATTTCCAGAGTGCTTAGCCCACGGGGAAGCTTCTTCGCCTCTACGATGAGCAGCCGGCACTTGCGGGAGATGGAAGAACTCGCCCGCGAATTCGATCCAGCCCTCCGGGTACTGGATGACACACTGGAACAATTCAACCTGGATAATGGCGCAGAGCTATTGCAGCCCTGGTTCCCGGCTGCACGGGTTGAACGTTATCCTGATTCTCTTGTTGTGACGGAAACCGGTCCGCTGATCAGCTATATGACCTCTACACCCATGAATGCGGGCAAGGTGCTGAAGGGTGAGACACTGGAACAATTTATGGCTTTTGTAGAGCGTAAGATGGCGGACCAGGGAAGCCTGGTCATTTCCAAGGATATGGGCGTGTTTACATGTCGCAAACTATGACGTAGCGGCTGGATCCAACAAAAAAAGGAGGCTTTACCTATGAACCCTAACGTGCGAATCAAGCAAATTGACCTGCTATCTGACAACTGGTATACATTGAAGAAATACACCCTGGATTATCGGAGCGGCGACGGGACCTGGGAAGAGCAGCAGCGCGAGGCTTATGACCGTGGCAACGGCGCAGCCATTCTGCTCTACAACCGCAAGAAGCAGACGGTTGTCCTGACCCGGCAATTCCGTCTGCCTACCTATATTAACGGTAATACATCCGGCATGCTGATCGAAGCCTGCGCCGGACTGCTGGATCAGGACAGCCCGGAAGAATGCATCCAGCGCGAAGCCGAGGAGGAGACCGGCTACCGCCTGTCGGAGGTGCACAGTATCGGCGGAGTGTATATGTCGCCGGGCTCGGTAACGGAGATGCTGCATTTATTCGTCGCGGAATATTCCGACGAGATGAAGACAG carries:
- a CDS encoding MerR family transcriptional regulator, producing the protein MHKGLTTGQISRITGVTVRALRYYDRIGLLKPSHFEGDTRLYNEEDIARLQKLSVLKFIGLSLEEMSTVMEIGSGSDLRSALQLQKQLIRQKIDHMESVVQAIDASMDYMEQQEQAADWEELARIIHMIRTERDWGRQYQNAARLQARTRLYDQFSTNPQGWHNWFFEYMLEATQELRSSSTRPLRVLDIGCGDAALWVRNRERIPPRLEITLADASPGMLEAARSALGAAAGRFQFRQADVMAMPFADNEFQIVIANHMLYHVEQLTPAFTEISRVLSPRGSFFASTMSSRHLREMEELAREFDPALRVLDDTLEQFNLDNGAELLQPWFPAARVERYPDSLVVTETGPLISYMTSTPMNAGKVLKGETLEQFMAFVERKMADQGSLVISKDMGVFTCRKL
- a CDS encoding stalk domain-containing protein; this encodes MTKSKTVLFSLLGLSLFYSASAHADTVTQTQITPKKISIYLDDRQLQAEVPPVSLRGAVLVPMRGLFEEQGAKLNWNNTAKIVTATKGDKKLTYRIGDTTAQLNGQSLQLDVPGQITDGYTLIPLRFVSEALGSSVTWEPVTQSVRIFSPITYETSILWGVNLRSAPDAQSGSVQSEMLPSGAKVHVIREVNALWLEVRTEDNQRGYISAKPKYSDYTSASLLDKQADALISYGKTYLGTPYEFGASPDQTKTFDCSSFVKRLFGDTLSIELPRVSYDQAKEGKKVGIDSLRKGDLLFFSARGLDIGHVAIYAGNNQILHTYSKDLNVHVEAFDGQWRKRFVTARRIL